Below is a genomic region from Geoglobus acetivorans.
GTTCAGAGTACTGGCTGAAAATGGGTCTGTGAGCAGTATCGAAAATGATGACTTTATCTCTTGGCCTATCATCCGCACAGCCGGTGAGAACGAGCGATGAAGTAATCAGAATGACGATCACAACAGTTCTGATGTGGCTCATGGACGATTTTTGATTCGGCAGGTTAAAGATTTTTTAGGTCTCTGCATCTCCAGTATCATGGTTATGTGTCAGGCTCTCAGGGGTTTTATGGGAATGCACTCTCTGCCGGATGGGGCCACACGAAGTCTGACATCGAAATTGGAAACAGATATATTTGAAGTAGTATAGATAGCATTCAGTGGTGGTATTCAGATACGTTGAGGATGGCAGGGAAATAAAGCTGGATGGTGCGGATGCTGTTGAATATGCAAGAAAACTTTATGAAAAAGGAATGGTCTTGCTTTATGATAACTCTGCGGTGAAGCCTGAAGAGGTTGAGGATAAAGGTGTTGTGGAAGTTATGGGTTTTGTATGTGACTGAGGTGAAAAAATGAAGATTGCGGTGTTGGGGGCCGGAAATCTGGGAAGTGCGATTATTAAAAACGCGTCCAGGAATGCGGAAGTTATTGCTGTTAGAAGAAGGAAGGAACTCCTGCCCGATATAGAAAACGTTACGGCTGTTTCTGAATTTGAGGAAACAAGGGAAGCGAACATCTTTCTGGTTACTCTGAAACCTGACGTTTTCAGGAAAAATCTCGAAAGAATAGGTGAAATTGTCAAGGGAAAACCTCTGATAAGCTTTGTTCCAGGCATAAAGCTTGAGGAAATGCTGAAATACATCGATAATCCGTTCAGGGCGATGACAAACATTGGAATTGAGGATGGGGGAGTAATCGCATGCTATCCTCCTGAAACTGCAGAACATCTCAGGTTTCTCGAGTCGGATTTCATTCTGTGCCGGAGTGAGGAAGAACTTGAAGCTATGACTTCCTTCATTGGCAGCGCTCCTGCGATAATAGCGAAACTGATCAATGCCTTTGTGATCTCTGCCGTTAGAGAGGGAGTGAGTTATGAACACGCTCTGAAAGCGTCAGTGAATGTTTTCGGCACTGCAGGAAGGCTCTACGAGAAATACGGATTTGACGGGATGTTGAGAAGGATTGCCACTCCCGGCGGTACGACTGCTGAGGGCCTGAGAAACGTCGTTATGGCTGAGAAATACCTCATGGATGCACTCATCTCAGCAAGCAGGAGGGTGGATGAGCTTTGAAGGAGCTTGAAGTTCTGAGAAAATATGTGAGTGATGAGAAACTTGTGAAGCACTGTCTTGCGGTCTCAGCAGTAATGAGAGGACTTGCGAGGGAGCTTGGAGAAGATGAAAACCTGTGGGCCAGAATTGGGCTTTTGCATGACATTGATTATGAAATTGTTGGGGAGGACATGGATAAACATGGTGAGATCGGTGCAGAAATCCTTGAGAGAGAGGGCTATGGGGACATTGCCGAGGTTGTCAGGAGGCACAACCACATGAGATACGGGGATTATCGAGAGCCTGTGGAAATCGCATTGCAGGCTGCAGACAGTGTTTCAGGGCTTATAATTGCATGTGCGCTTGTTAAGGGCGGCAAAATCAGTGAGGTTACACCAAAAACGGTCAAAAAGAAATTCAAGGAAAAGAGCTTTGCTGCCGGATGCGACAGGAACAGGATACGCCTTATAGAATGTTTAATGCCTCTCGATAAGCTCTATGAGGTGAGCATAGGGAGCCTAAAAGAAATAAAAGATGAGCTGGGCCTGAGCTAATTTCTGAACTCGTAGGTCAGGCCGTTTGCTTCAATGCTGTACACTGTTTCATTTTTTTCCTCGGCTTTAAGTATGGGACTATCTGTGAGCTGAAACACTTTTTTAAGGTCTTCAAGACTATCCACAATAACCTTGTTGCCTGTTTTTCTGCCACTTACCATGTATGCATTACTTTCCATCCTTTTCGCTCTGATTCTCTGGAAATAGTCTCTGTTCAGGATTGCTGCGGGTATGAGTGCTGAGAAAGTCAGCGTAGCATATATTACCCTGGCATCCTGGATCTCCATTCCGGTAAGATAGTTTTGTTTTACGTTTCTGATATTTTCAGTAATCTGTTCTGTTTTTTCAGTATCCGAGAATCTGTAAAGCTCTGATTTTTTGACCAGAGATACTGAGTGCTGGAAAACACCATTCTCATCACTTGCCCTGAAGTTAATCCTGACGTCCTGTTGCATTCTTGAGACTCCTGTTCCTTCCTTCACTCTCTCAAGGTCGCTTCTGAGTTCTGATGGGTTTATTGTGAAGTTTATTGATGCAGAATTCTTATACTCTCCGCTCTGGTAAAATTTGGTTTCGTTCCACATCTCAATTCTGTTTTTACCATCCTGGATGTAGTATGATGTATCTATTGTGAACACATAACTTCCTGTCTTTTCGGTGGTTGTGGTGAAGATGTAGTTGCCCAGGAAACTCTCCGTCATTTCTGCGGGGTAGTACTCCCTTGACACTTCATTTCCGTAAATGGACTGATTCGAAAGGATTGCGCTGTGGGTGAGCTTACCCTTCATGGCTGAAATCTGAACTGTTTTCTCCTCAACATTTTCTGGCTGAATTGTGTATGCGTAGGCTGCGATTCCTGCAGAAAGGACTGAAATGATGATAAGCGAAGCAGTAAGGATCCTTTTAATGTTTTCATTCATTTTAATCACTTCTCTCCTCGGCAATGACTGTCAGTGCATTGCTTTTAATGCCGTATTCAACAATCTCTGCACCGTTATTCATGCAATATTCTCCTGAACTCATGAATTCCTGCTTTCCTGCAGGATTCATTTTCGTCGAAATTTCAACATCTAAATATTCCACGTCTCCCGCATTTACGTTCCACAGAATTTTTGATGCGCCCATCATTCCGTGTCCATTCTGGGTTACCGTAACATTACCTGATGACTGGTTGAATCCGATAACTTCAAACTCGGCTGGAACGACATCCTTCACTGTCAGCAATTCATCACTGCCGTAATTTTTCAGGACAATTCTGTACGTCCAGTATTCCTTCTCTCCCATCCTGACACTTTTATTCCCGCTCAGAAGAACTTTTTCAATTTCAAGTGTTGGATCGGTGATGTTTATCGCGCAGGTCTCAATTCTTGCTGATCCGTTTGCCCAGACAGCATCTACTGTCAGCAGCACGGTGTATTCACCTTCTCCACCAACGTATGTCGCCTGAATGTCTGCAGAATCTCCCGCATCAATAGCCACAGGGTTGCTGAACTCAAGGACGTTCACATCTGGTGTGATGTAGAACTCTGCATTTTCATTCAGGTTGTTTGTGAGAGTCAGGACTGTTACAACGTCTCCGTTGGTGACCTTAACGGATGCTATGGGACATGAAAAGGCAATGAACGAGCTGCTGTTGTCTGTTATCTGGTAGACGGCGGTTCTCTCTCCACCGTATTCTCTAAAGTTCCCGCTTGAACCCAGCAAAACTGTCAGGCTGAAGACAAGCAGGATAATTCCATATACTATTCTCATATTCTTAACCTCCTTTTTTTCAAAACTATGAAATCTTCTCCAAATCCGGTGAGCCTGTAAACCGCTATGAGGATCGCAGACAGTGCTGAGACCTGTACTATCAGTGGCAGAAGAGGGCTGGTCTTGTAAAGACTCTCCGTTACAGAAACCGGTAACAGGGGAAGATATGCGTAAACCTCAACACCTTCTGAATAGATTCTCGTATCTTCAGGCACAGATACAGTCAGTGTGATGTCTCTGGCATCTCGTGGATTCAGGTATGCTGGACTGCTGCCAATCAGCTCTCCATCTTTTTCGAAGAAAAAGATCATTGGGTAATATGCTCTGTTCTCGAAATTCAGTGTTTTTTCAAATTCGGAACCGGGCAGATACCACCCCTCGTTCTGCCCTCCTGCTGAAGTAGAGGCATAGCTGAAGGAAAGTGTCCCCCATGAAAGCATCGTGGATGCTATGAGCGAGAGTATAAGGGCTGACGAGGCGATACCATAGAACAGCCCTGCAGAGATTTTGATTCTCTTTCTGTTCCTTTTTTGTTTTTTTATTTTTACCGAGAGACAGAAAACCGAGGCTTATGAGCAGAGCGGCCAGAAACAGGCTGTTTGAATGCAGTGCCTCAACGAGTTTGCCTGCACCGGGAACGAGAATCGGCCTTCCTCCAAAGCTTACGACCTCTCCTACCACCTTATCTGTGCTGATGGGGGGATTTTTTCCGTTTTGCTGGTCTGTGGCTATGTTGTTGTCACCTTTTGTAATGTATGCATCACCTTCTATGGCATACACTCTGTGGACGACATACATATCGCCCATCTGGAAGACTATTATGCTTCCTGCGTCTCCTTTTGACAGGGGATTGATCAGAAAGAGATCACCGACGCCTATTGTGGGTTCCATGCTCTCTGAAATTGCGTAGGAGAACAAAACTGGCTGGTTCAAAACCAGGCCAAAGATTGATGATATGAGGAATATGAATGAAATCGCAATAAAGACATTGCTAAGAACCTGAAAAATTCGCATTTAGACTCAACTCAAAAAATTAAAAATTATGTCTGGCATGTGCCAGCATCTGCGCTCAGGCTCATCTGTGCAGTGTGTGTTCCAAGACCCAGGCCATAGTTGTCGAATATCATTCCGATTTTAACCGGGCTTCCGTGTTCAACTGTGAACTCAAGCTGCGTGCCGTATGCAGCCGATTCGTTATAGTCTCCGGTAAAGAGCATTAGGTTACCGTCGTTGCTCGATATTTTCACACATATTGGATATGCGGTTTCGTTGTTTTCCCAGAGCTCGTTGCTCACTTCAAACACTTCTTCAAACACGTATGTTGTGTTTGGACTCAAACCCGTACCGAAGCCAAGACTTTCATTGTAGTTCTGGTTGTTTGTGCTGATTTCAACCGTTAGCTTACCGTTGTTCAGGTATGCGTAGGGCTGAAGAGGTGTGAGGTCAATGAATTCATTGTCGTCTGCAACTATTGCGACTGACATGCTCCTGTCTGCTTCATA
It encodes:
- a CDS encoding HD domain-containing protein is translated as MKELEVLRKYVSDEKLVKHCLAVSAVMRGLARELGEDENLWARIGLLHDIDYEIVGEDMDKHGEIGAEILEREGYGDIAEVVRRHNHMRYGDYREPVEIALQAADSVSGLIIACALVKGGKISEVTPKTVKKKFKEKSFAAGCDRNRIRLIECLMPLDKLYEVSIGSLKEIKDELGLS
- a CDS encoding signal peptidase I, whose protein sequence is MRIFQVLSNVFIAISFIFLISSIFGLVLNQPVLFSYAISESMEPTIGVGDLFLINPLSKGDAGSIIVFQMGDMYVVHRVYAIEGDAYITKGDNNIATDQQNGKNPPISTDKVVGEVVSFGGRPILVPGAGKLVEALHSNSLFLAALLISLGFLSLGKNKKTKKEQKENQNLCRAVLWYRLVSPYTLAHSIHDAFMGDTFLQLCLYFSRRAERGVVSARFRI
- a CDS encoding pyrroline-5-carboxylate reductase family protein, which translates into the protein MKIAVLGAGNLGSAIIKNASRNAEVIAVRRRKELLPDIENVTAVSEFEETREANIFLVTLKPDVFRKNLERIGEIVKGKPLISFVPGIKLEEMLKYIDNPFRAMTNIGIEDGGVIACYPPETAEHLRFLESDFILCRSEEELEAMTSFIGSAPAIIAKLINAFVISAVREGVSYEHALKASVNVFGTAGRLYEKYGFDGMLRRIATPGGTTAEGLRNVVMAEKYLMDALISASRRVDEL
- a CDS encoding DUF1102 domain-containing protein; this translates as MKKLFGIALLLAGLILAISAGANFKYYEADRSMSVAIVADDNEFIDLTPLQPYAYLNNGKLTVEISTNNQNYNESLGFGTGLSPNTTYVFEEVFEVSNELWENNETAYPICVKISSNDGNLMLFTGDYNESAAYGTQLEFTVEHGSPVKIGMIFDNYGLGLGTHTAQMSLSADAGTCQT